In one Fusarium keratoplasticum isolate Fu6.1 chromosome 5, whole genome shotgun sequence genomic region, the following are encoded:
- a CDS encoding PHB domain-containing protein encodes MSSTDGMLNGGGSSSKAPAPAEGNGGFQAQHKMAVVPPKKEDLQRSYARVVEEDATPDGWYARMKDTLGVVIGTMGAIPCCIICPNPFKEVHQGNVGLVTKFGKFYKAVDPGLVNINPLSEKIIQIDVKIQTAEVPEQICMTKDNVTLRLTSVIYYHIVAPHKAAFGINNVRQALMERTQTTLRHVVGARVLQDVIERREEIAQSIGEIIEDVAAGWGVQVESMLIKDIVFSQELQESLSMAAQSKRIGESKIIAAKAEVESAKLMRQAADILSSAPAMQIRYLEAMQAMAKSANSKVIFLPAANQTMGNALNAAMAANPTGESSSAQAEGSYQDFGGQDPGFQQAMHARVVENI; translated from the exons ATGTCTTCTACAGACGGAATGCTCAACGGCGGAGGTTCATCCTCCAAGGCTCCCGCCCCTGCTGAGGGCAACGGAGGCTTCCAGGCCCAGCACAAGATGGCCGTCGTAcctcccaagaaggaggatctCCAGCGTAGCTATGCTAGAGTTGTCGAAGAAGATGCCACCCCCGATGGGTGGTACGCCCGGATGA AGGATACTCTCGGTGTTGTCATCGGAACCATGGGCGCCATCCCTTGCTGCATCATCTGCCCCAACCCCTTCAAGGAAGTCCATCAGGGCAACGTCGGTCTCGTCACCAAGTTTGGAAAGTTCTACAAGGCCGTCGACCCCGGCCTGGTCAACATTAACCCCCTCAGCGAGAAGATCATCCAGATCGACGTCAAGATTCAGACCGCTGAGGTCCCCGAGCAGATTTGCATGACCAAGGACAACGTCACCCTGCGACTCACCTCGGTCATCTACTACCACATCGTGGCTCCCCACAAGGCTGCTTTCGGCATCAACAACGTTCGCCAGGCCCTCATGGAGCGTACCCAGACCACACTTCGCCATGTCGTTGGTGCTCGTGTTCTTCAGGATGTTATTGAGCGTCGAGAGGAGATTGCCCAGTCGATTGGAGAGATCATTGAGGATGTCGCCGCTGGATGGGGTGTTCAGGTCGAGAGCATGCTCATCAAGGACATTGTTTTCAGTCAGGAGCTGCAGGAGTCGCTTTCCATGGCCGCTCAGAGCAAGCGTATCGGTGAAAGCAAGATCAttgccgccaaggctgag GTCGAATCCGCCAAGCTTATGCGTCAAGCTGCTGACATCCTCAGCTCTGCACCCGCCATGCAGATCCGATacctcgaggccatgcaagccatggccaagtcGGCCAACAGCAAGGTCATCTTCCTGCCCGCCGCGAACCAGACCATGGGCAACGCCCTCAAcgccgccatggccgccaACCCGACTGGCGAGTCCAGCAGCGCCCAGGCCGAGGGCAGCTACCAAGACTTTGGAGGTCAGGACCCAGGTTTCCAACAAGCCATGCACGCTCGCGTCGTGGAGAACATCTAA
- a CDS encoding Nucleolar protein 58 has translation MSLFVLAETPAGYGLFKATDKKMLKNEELAAELGRPEKVVEMLKLKKFVKFDSAATALEEAAALKDGKVPELLTALLEDLKSEKKASLAVADMKLGTAISNLPALNISPVSGSNTMDLFRGIRGSLSNLIPGLVEENFDRMALGLSHSMSRHKLKFSADKVDSMIIQAIKLLDDLDKELNVYAMRTKEWYGWHFPEMAKILNDNLAYARVILAVGMRTNISESDLSEILPEEIEAAIKAAAEISMGTEITEEDLDNIKLLADQVIVYSNYRTQLSSYLENRMRAIAPNLTALVGYLVGARLIAHAGSLINLAKAPGSTIQILGAEKALFRALKTKHDTPKYGLIYHSSLIGQANGRNKGKIARMLSAKAALGLRVDALGEFEDDVDDEERAILGLSNRIKLENHLRKLEGKPLLPKGTNVTPSGEIVGAGQFTLKETRRYNGDADGVDEEAANGTTPAKKSKKSKKLIEEVEDEEMKDAEESDEEEAATTTPAKPKKLSEADYERLAAEAGLSVKKFKRKYERGDVELNDDGTPKVFSKKELKKLRKAEEKSTPSKEAAPESKKKRKHDDSEDEAEPKKEKKQKKKKRHSDA, from the exons ATGTCGCTCTTTGTGCTTGCAGAGACGCCGGCAGG CTACGGCCTGTTCAAGGCCACCGACAAGAAGATGCTGAAGAATGAGGAACTCGCAGCCGAGTTGGGACGTCCTGAAAAGGTCGTTGAGAT gctcaagctcaagaagtTCGTCAAGTTCGACAGCGCCGCCACCGCTCTCGAAGAAGCCGCCGcgctcaaggatggcaaggtcCCTGAGCTGCTCACCGcgctcctcgaggacctcaagtccgagaagaaggcttcGCTCGCCGTCGCCGACATGAAGCTGGGCACGGCCATCTCTAACCTGCCCGCGCTCAACATCTCTCCCGTCTCGGGTTCCAACACGATGGATCTGTTCCGTGGCATTCGTGGCTCGCTCTCCAACCTCATTCCTGGTCTTGTTGAGGAAAACTTTGACCGCATGGCTCTGGGTCTGTCTCACTCCATGTCGCGCCACAAGCTCAAGTTCTCggccgacaaggtcgactCCATGatcatccaggccatcaagctcctcgacgatctcgacaaggagctcaacgTCTATGCCATGCGAACCAAGGAGTGGTACGGCTGGCACTTCCCTGAGATGGCGAAGATCCTCAACGACAACCTGGCCTATGCCCGTGTCATCCTCGCTGTCGGCATGCGCACCAACATTTCCGAGAGCGACCTCTCCGAGATCCTGCCTGAGGAGATCGAggccgccatcaaggccgcTGCCGAGATTAGCATGGGTACTGAGATTaccgaggaggatcttgacaaCATCAAGCTGCTGGCTGACCAGGTCATTGTCTACTCCAACTACCGAACCCAGCTGTCCTCGTACCTCGAGAACCGTATGCGCGCCATTGCCCCCAACCTGACTGCCCTCGTCGGCTACCTCGTTGGTGCCCGCCTCATCGCCCACGCCGGCTCCCTCATCAACCTGGCCAAGGCTCCTGGTTCCACCATTCAGATTCTTGGTGCCGAGAAGGCTCTGTTCCGcgccctcaagaccaagcacgACACACCCAAGTATGGTCTCATCTACCACTCGTCGCTCATCGGTCAGGCCAACGGCCGAAACAAGGGTAAGATCGCCCGTATGCTGtctgccaaggctgccctGGGTCTCCGTGTCGATGCTCTCGGCGAGTTCGAGGACGACgtcgatgacgaggagcGCGCCATCCTTGGTCTCAGCAACCgcatcaagctcgagaacCACCTCCGAAAGCTCGAGGGCAAGCCCCTTCTGCCCAAGGGCACCAACGTCACTCCCTCTGGCGAGATTGTTGGCGCCGGCCAGTTCACTCTCAAGGAGACTCGCCGATACAACGGCGACGCCGAcggtgttgatgaggaggctgccaacGGTACCACTcctgccaagaagagcaagaagtccaagaagctcattgaggaggttgaggatgaggagatgaaggatgctGAGGAgagcgatgaggaggaggccgccaccaccacccctgccaagcccaagaagctgtcCGAAGCCGACTACGAGcgcctcgccgccgaggctggtCTCTCggtcaagaagttcaagcGCAAGTACGAGCGAGGCGACGTTGAACTCAACGATGACGGTACGCCCAAGGTGTTCAGcaagaaggagctcaagaagctgcgcaaggccgaggagaagtcGACACCTTCCAAGGAGGCTGCCCccgagagcaagaagaagcgcaagcacGACGACTCAGAAGACGAGGCcgagcccaagaaggagaagaagcagaagaagaagaagcgccaCTCTGATGCTTAG
- a CDS encoding V-type proton ATPase subunit → MEGLLFNVNNGYVEGIVRGYRNSLLTGPAYNNLTQCETIDDLKLQLGPAYGDFLASLPPNPSTSALAAKTTDKLISEFRYVRANAVGSLATFMDYVTYGYMIDNVALLITGTLHERDTRELLERCHPLGWFETMPVLCVATNIEELYNSVLIETPLAPYFKGSLSHQDLDELNIEIVRNTLYKNYLEDFYNFVNTHPEMAGTPTAEVMSEILNFEADRRAINITLNSFGTELSKQDRKKLYPSFGKLYPEGTLMLSRADDPEGVRLAVDGVHDYKTFFDAISVGGGPSGPGNMGGGSSEGRTLEDMFYQKEMEISKSAFTRQFTHAIVYAWVKLREQEIRNITWIAECIAQNQKERIGNYISVF, encoded by the exons atggagggCCTTCTCTTCAACGTCAACAACGG CTACGTCGAGGGCATTGTCCGCGGCTACCGCAACAGTCTGCTCACTGGCCCAGCCTACAACAACCTGACGCAATGCGAGACCATCGATG ATCTCAAGCTTCAGCTCGGTCCTGCTTATGGCGActtcctcgcctctctcCCTCCTAACCCTTCGACGTCCGCCCTCGCAGCCAAGACCACCGACAAGCTCATCTCAGAATTCCGATATGTTCGTGCTAATGCTGTTGGATCGCTTGCCACCTTCATGGACTACGTCACCTACGGCTACATGATTGACAACGTCGCCCTTCTCATCACCGGCACCCTTCATGAGCGCGACACCCgcgagctccttgagcgaTGCCACCCTCTCGGCTGGTTCGAGACTATGCCCGTCCTCTGCGTTGCCACCAACATTGAGGAACTCTACAACAGCGTGCTCATTGAGACCCCTCTTGCTCCCTACTTCAAGGGCAGCCTGAGCCACCAGGACCTTGATGAACTCAACATTGAGATTGTCCGAAACACTCTCTACAAGAACTACCTCGAGGACTTTTACAACTTTGTCAACACTCATCCTGAAATGGCTGGCACTCCCACCGCCGAGGTCATGTCCGAGATTCTCAACTTCGAGGCTGACCGCCgagccatcaacatcacccTCAACTCGTTCGGCACTGAGCTGTCCAAGCAGGATCGTAAGAAGCTCTACCCCAGCTTTGGCAAGCTGTACCCCGAGGGAACCTTGATGCTCTCCCGAGCTGACGACCCTGAGGGTGTTCGTCTCGCCGTGGACGGTGTTCACGACTACAAGACCTTCTTTGACGCCATCTCAGTTGGTGGTGGTCCTTCGGGACCTGGCAACATGGGTGGCGGTTCCAGTGAGGGCCGAACCCTGGAAGACATGTTCTaccagaaggagatggagatttCCAAGAGCGCCTTTACCAGGCAGTTCACTCACGCTATTGTCTATGCTTGGGTGAAGCTAAGGGAACAG GAAATCCGCAACATTACCTGGATCGCCGAGTGCATAGCCCAGAACCAGAAGGAGCGCATTGGCAACTACATCTCCGTCTTCTGA
- a CDS encoding 40S ribosomal protein S0, whose amino-acid sequence MAPSNLPSIFNATSQDIEMLLAAQCHLGSKNLQVHMENYLWKTRADGVNVLNVGKTWEKIVLAARIIAAIDNPADVCVISARPYGQRAVLKFASHTGATAIAGRFTPGSFTNYITRSFKEPRLIVVTDPRTDAQAIKEASYVNIPVIALADTDSPTEYVDVAIPTNNKGRHAIGCIWWMLAREVLRLRGTIYSRETPWDVMVDLYFYRDPEAEAEEKVEEEKAPGVEEEGPAAIESGFAATGGDWEAPAAGFAGATGTGWDGAAGDEWGAAPATTEWAASAAPATGEAAKETTW is encoded by the exons ATGGCCCCCTCCAACCtgccctccatcttcaacgccaCCAGCCAGGACATTGAGATGCTCCTGGCTGCCCAGTGCCACCTGGGTAGCAAGAACCTCCAGGTTCACATGGAGAACTACCTCTGGAAGACCCGTGCCGACGGTGTCAACGTCCTCAACGTCGGCAAGACCTG GGAGAAGATTGTCCTGGCCGCCCgcatcatcgccgccatcgacaacCCCGCCGATGTCTGTGTCATCTCTGCCCGTCCCTACGGTCAGCGTGCCGTCCTCAAGTTCGCCTCCCACACTGGTGCCACTGCCATCGCCGGTCGCTTCACCCCCGGTTCCTTCACCAACTACATCACCCGCTCCTTCAAGGAGCCCCGTCTGatcgtcgtcaccgacccTCGCACCGacgcccaggccatcaaggaggctTCCTACGTCAACATCCCCgtcatcgccctcgccgacacTGACTCCCCCACCGAGTACGTCGACGTCGCCATCcccaccaacaacaagggTCGCCACGCCATCGGCTGCATCTGGTGGATGCTTGCCCGTGAggtcctccgcctccgcgGCACCATCTACAGCCGCGAGACCCCCTGGGACGTCATGGTCGATCTCTACTTCT ACCGCGaccccgaggccgaggccgaggagaaggtcgaggaggagaaggcccccggcgtcgaggaggagggcccCGCTGCCATCGAGTCCGGCTTCGCTGCTACTGGTGGTGACTGGGAGGCTCCCGCCGCTGGCTTCGCTGGTGCCACCGGTACCGGCTGGGACGGCGCTGCCGGTGACGAGTGGGGTGCCGCTCCCGCTACCACCGAGTGGGCCGCTTCTGCCGCTCCCGCCACCggcgaggctgccaaggagacCACGTGGTAG